AAACGTATGTATATAAGGTTTTCAAAGATACTAAATGATATTAACAGCATCCTAGTACCTAGGGGGTGTTTTGGATGTAATACACACTTAGGCAGAGGTGAACGGCTATTATGCACCGTTTGTCGAAACCAATTACCACTCACCGAGTACACCTACAACGATGAAAACCCATTTGATCGTATCTTTTATGGACGCGTTTCTGTAAAAAAATCTAATTCTTTTCTTTTTTTTACTGATAATGGCATTGTAAAAAACCTTATTCATCACTTAAAATACAAAAATCAGAAACAAATAGGAACTTTTCTTGGAGATTGGTGCGGAAGTATACTTAATAAAGAGGGAGGTATACCCATAGATCTTGTTATTCCTGTACCTCTTCATAAAAGAAAACTTAAAAAACGCGGGTACAATCAAGTAAGCCTATTTGCGCAAAAAATTGCGCATCATTTAAACTGCTCTTATCTTGAAGATGTACTTGTAAAAACTAAAAATACAAAGACGCAAACTAAAAAAGATCGTTTTTTTAGATGGCAAAGCAATCAAGATTTATTTAAGCTAAACCCTAAGCATGGTATTTCTAATAAAAATATCCTACTTGTAGATGATGTAGTTACCACCGGTGCTACTTTAGAATCTTGTGTAAAAGCTTTTGAGAAAGAAGAAGGGGTAACTATCTATATTTTGACCATGGCAATAGTCTCGTAAGCTTAACATTTTGTTTTAATTTTTACTAGCGTATCAAAATATAGTTTTAGTAAATTAGTTGTTTCTTTGTTATTTAGAATTGATTTTTATTATGATCAGACGATTACTTGCTTGCTTGCTTTTATTATTAGCTTCAATTTCTTTATACCAATGTGCTAGAAGAGGAACTCCTTCTGGTGGTATTAAAGATATTATTCCTCCGAAGTTGATTAATGCTGAGCCAGCAAATATGACGGTAAATTTTAAAGGGAATAAAATTCGCCTTTATTTTGATGAATACATAAAACTAAATGATGTTCAAAACCAACTAATTGTTTCTCCTCCTTTAAAAAACACACCGATTATAACACCTGCAGGAGCTGCTAGTAAGTATGTAGAAATACAACTAAAAGACACCCTAAAAGAAAATACCACCTACACCCTAAATTTTGGACAAAGTATTGTTGATAATAATGAAGCGAATCCGAATAGCTTTTTTACTTATGTTTTTTCTACTGGAACCTATATAGATTCTTTAAACCTTAAAGGAGTGGTAGAAGATGCCTTTGATAAGAAAGCTGAAAGCTTTGTAAGTGTAATGCTTTATGAAATAGATAGCGCATACACAGATTCTACCATTTATAAAAAACCTCCTTATTACATTACCAATACTTTAGATAGCACCATATTATTTGATCTTAAAAACTTGAAAAAAGGGACTTACGCGCTATTTGGACTTAAAGATGAAGGAAAGAACAATGTATTTGATCAAAAAGTAGATAAAATAGCCTTCATTAAAGATACCGTAGAATTACCTACAGAAGAAATTTTCTTGCTTACGTTATTTAAAGAAGAGCCTGACTACAGCATGAGTGTTCCAAAATTTGAAGCAAAAAATAAGATTATTTTCGGTTATCAAGGAAACTATAAGGACATTAAAATTAATACCTTAACTAAATTACCAGATACGGTAAGAACAATGATAACCAAGTTAAGAGATAAAGACACTTTAAATTATTGGTTTACGCCATTTGAAATGGATTCATTACAGTTTACCGTGACGAATGAAAAACAAAAAGTGATTGATACCTTTGTAGTTAAGAAAAGGAAGTTAGCATTAGATTCTCTTGTTTTGAAACCTACCATAAACGGTACCATAGGTTTTGAAGATAATTTTGCCATTGAAGCAAACACTCCTATCATTAAAATTGATACGACGAAAATAATGTTTATAAACAAAGATTCTATCCCAGTTAAATACACCACTTCCCTAGATAGTCTTAAAAATAGTCTTAAAATAGATTTTGAGAAAGAACCTGAAGAAGCCTACAGGCTTGCCATCTACCCTGGACTTATTGAAGATTTTTTTGCAAACAAAAATGATACTATCGTATTTAATTTAAAAACAAATAAATATACTGACTACGGTAATTTTGTATTAACCCTAAGTGGTAATGTTACCTACCCTGCAATAGTTCAATTAACAGACGAAAAAGGAGCTATCAAGCGGGAACTGTATGTTACAGAATCTAAGGATATTAAATTTAATAACATAAGTCCTGGTAAATATTTAGTTCGTGTTATTTCTGATAGCAATGGTAATGGAAAATGGGATACAGGAAACTATTTAAAAAAAATACAACCAGAACGTGTAAGCCATTCTCCTAAACTTATAGAAATGCGTGCCAACTGGGAAGAAAAGTTTGATTTTATTCTTCTAGATTAAATTTATCTTGATCTTCTAAAAACTTTAACTTCCTTCTAGTCGTTTTAATATGCTTTTTATCTAAGGTTACATAGCAAATTTCTGGTTTGTTTGAAAATAATACTTCTTTACCTAGCGCATCATATACAGCAGAATGTCCTGGGTACTCATGGCCAATTTTATCAATTCCAATTCTGTTTACGCCAATACAGTATGACATATTTTCAATAGCCCTTGCTTTCAATAGCACATCCCAAGCGTTTATTCTTGTTTTAGGCCAATTTGCAACGTAGATTAATAGGTCATAATGTTCTACATTTCTAGACCATACAGGAAAACGCAAATCATAACAAATTAATGGGCATATTTTAAATCCCTTAAAGTCAATTATGGTTTTTGCTTTACCCGCAGTGTACACATCACTTTCTCCTGCTAGCGTAAAGGTGTGTCGTTTATCATAAATAGAAACCTTAGATGGTTCTACAAAAAATAATCTGTTATAATACTTACCCTTTTCATTAAAAACAATACTCCCCGAAATTGCAAGTTGTTTTGCCGTTGCAAGTTCTCTCATCCAATCTAAAGTTCTTGAACCTTCAATGGCATCAATATTTTCTGGACTCATCGTAAAACCCGTAGTAAACATCTCTGGCAAAAGCAACAAATCTACCTCTGGTCTAAGTTCTTTTATAGCATTAGAAATATGGATTCTGTTTTTTTCTGGTTGTTCCCAAAACAATTCAGTTTGCAGTAAGGCAATATTTAGACTCTTAGACATCTTAGCTCTTTAATGATTTTCTAATAAAGTAATAAGAGATTGAACACCTTGCATTTTGGCATGATCTAATGCCGTTTTACCACGCACATCTTTTTTACTTACATCTGCGCCATTCTCCAAAAGTAATTTAGCAATACCTAATCTATTAAATGTAGCAGAATAAATTAATGCAGTAGCTCCCATACCATTTTGCTCATTAACATTAGCCCCCTTTTCTATTAACATTTTAGCACTATCTTCATATCCTTTAAAACAAACCCCCATCAATGCTGTATTACCAGATGCATCTTTCATATCTAACTTAGCTCCACTAGTAAGTAATAAAGCTACAATTTCTAACTGATCGTAATAGGTAGCTAATATGAGAGGTGAAGAACCGCGTTGATCCTTACTGTCTAATAAAACAGGATTCTGCTTGAGCATGGCCTTTACTTCCGTAAAATTACCGTTTCTTATTTCATTAAAAAAAAATTCATTCATAGGATAAGTCTTATTTATAAAGGTATTAAATATGTAGAATACATCATTCAATTACACCTACAAAACACATAAATGTAACCTTGCTTTTTCCCATAAAATATGAAAATTTTTAATATAAAGAAGTTAAATCTTACAAGTATATGTACTTTTACGGCTAAATTAACGTTACTAGATGTAAGCATAATCATATTTTACATATTTAATTTCTATAGTTACCACAGCGCTACTGAATAATTTGAAATACTGTTTTTAAATAATATTTTGTAATTTAATATTTTCAATATCGTTCGTTTTTTCTTACTTTATGTAGGATTTATGAATACATAACCAATAATGATATAAAATTTTGAGAATATTACCCCCCCTAAATTATCTCCAAGATTTACCTGTTGCTATAACTGCAATTGATTTAAATCTTGATATAAAAAATCATTCCAATAATTGGTTAAAAGAGTTTCCAAACACTTTTAACTCAAATAATATTTCATTCAATAACATTCCATCAATTCCTGATGAGATAAAAAATGAAGTTTTATTTATGATTGATAATCAAGATAAAATTCCTGTTAGCCTAGATGTAAAAAATCGTTTTAATTTATGGCATCGCTGGGACCTAGCTCCTGCTTTTGATGATGAGAATAAATTTTCTGGTGTATTAATCATCGCAAATAATATTACAGATGAAAAAAAAGAAATACGATTACTAAAGGAAGCAAAAAAAGTGGCACAAATAGGTGCTTGGGAGATAGACTTGGTTAATAACACCGTTTTTTGGACAGAAATAACAAGAGTCATTCACGAAGTTCCCAGCAATTATGTACCCGTACTCGAAGAAGGAATCCTTTTCTACAAAGAAGGTTATTACCGTAATATGATTGCTTCATTGGTTAGTGAAGCAATAGCTAATGGCACATCATGGGATACAGAATTAATTATTATTACCGCAAATAATACTGAAAAATGGGTTCGCGTAAAAGGGGAAGCTGAGTTTCTAAAAGGTAAATGTATTAGAGTCTATGGTACTTTTCAAGATATTCATGAGCAAAAGCTTAAAGACATAGCATATACCCGTCTTGCAGAACGCCTGAAGATAGCTACTAAAAATGCTAAAATTGGTATTTGGGAATATGACTATGAAAGCAGACATCTTTTTTGGAGTGATGAAATGTTTGACCTTTATCAAATAAAAAAAGAAGATTTTAATGGTCATAAAAGTTTTTGGAATCAAAGCTTGCATCCAGAAGACAGAGAGCTATGTTCTCTAAAAGTAGAAGAAGCTTTTGAAGAAAAAAAAGATTTAGAAATAGATTTTAGAATTATACTTCCTAACGGAAAAATAAGAAATATTAAATCTGTAGCTTATGCTGAACTAGATGGTTTTGGTGATGTAAAAAAACTAGTTGGTGCAAATTGGGATACCACAGAATTGATTTATACCCAATTGCAACTAACCAAAAGTGAGGAGTCTATGCAACAAGCATTTGAAAACTCTTCCGTAGGTATGGCTCTCATAGGCTTAGAAGGAAACTGGATAGATGTAAACACTAGTTTATGCAATAGTGTTGGTTACACTAAAGAGGAGATGATTCAGAAAAAAATCATTGAAATTACACACCCAAATGATTGGACCAAAGATTCTCATTTCTTAAAAAAAATGCATGAAGGAAAGCTTACCAATTACACCATAGACAAACGTTTTTATCATAAAGATGGTGCGGTTGTACATGCTATATTAACGGTTACTACAGTTCATAAAGTAAATGGTAATTTATCACATTTCATTGCACAAGTAATTGATGTAACACCAATGATTGCTTCGGAAAACAAAACGAAAGCATTATTAGAAATTACAAAGCACCAGAACGAAAGTCTTTTAAACTTTGCTCATATAGTTTCCCATAATTTACGATCACATTCTACCAACTTATCTATGTTGACTAATTTTTTGAAAGACGAATCAGATGCTAATGAAAAAATTCATTTAGAAAAGATGTTAAGTGATGCTTCTGAAAGTTTAAGCGAAACCGTTCATCACCTTAACGAGGTAGTACATATAACCACCAACACTCAAGAAAACCTTAGCAGGGTTAATCTATGTGATTCTATTAAACGTGTTGAAAAGAATATTATAGCATTGCTTAAAGAGAAGAATGCTAGCTGTAAAATTATTATCCCCAATGACCTTATCATTAAGGCAGTGCCCGCTTATTTAGACAGTATACTGTTAAATCTTTTTACGAATAGTGTAAAGTATTCTTCTGACGATAGAAACTTAGAAATACATATTGATCATAAAATTGACAAAGATCAAGTTATACTATATTTCTCTGATAATGGCCAAGGAATAGACCTTAAAAGACATGGCGAGAAGTTATTTGGAATGTACAAAACGTTCCATAAACATAAAGACGCCAAAGGAATTGGGCTTTTTAT
This genomic stretch from Cellulophaga algicola DSM 14237 harbors:
- a CDS encoding ComF family protein is translated as MYIRFSKILNDINSILVPRGCFGCNTHLGRGERLLCTVCRNQLPLTEYTYNDENPFDRIFYGRVSVKKSNSFLFFTDNGIVKNLIHHLKYKNQKQIGTFLGDWCGSILNKEGGIPIDLVIPVPLHKRKLKKRGYNQVSLFAQKIAHHLNCSYLEDVLVKTKNTKTQTKKDRFFRWQSNQDLFKLNPKHGISNKNILLVDDVVTTGATLESCVKAFEKEEGVTIYILTMAIVS
- a CDS encoding Ig-like domain-containing protein, with the translated sequence MIRRLLACLLLLLASISLYQCARRGTPSGGIKDIIPPKLINAEPANMTVNFKGNKIRLYFDEYIKLNDVQNQLIVSPPLKNTPIITPAGAASKYVEIQLKDTLKENTTYTLNFGQSIVDNNEANPNSFFTYVFSTGTYIDSLNLKGVVEDAFDKKAESFVSVMLYEIDSAYTDSTIYKKPPYYITNTLDSTILFDLKNLKKGTYALFGLKDEGKNNVFDQKVDKIAFIKDTVELPTEEIFLLTLFKEEPDYSMSVPKFEAKNKIIFGYQGNYKDIKINTLTKLPDTVRTMITKLRDKDTLNYWFTPFEMDSLQFTVTNEKQKVIDTFVVKKRKLALDSLVLKPTINGTIGFEDNFAIEANTPIIKIDTTKIMFINKDSIPVKYTTSLDSLKNSLKIDFEKEPEEAYRLAIYPGLIEDFFANKNDTIVFNLKTNKYTDYGNFVLTLSGNVTYPAIVQLTDEKGAIKRELYVTESKDIKFNNISPGKYLVRVISDSNGNGKWDTGNYLKKIQPERVSHSPKLIEMRANWEEKFDFILLD
- a CDS encoding nitrilase family protein; the encoded protein is MSKSLNIALLQTELFWEQPEKNRIHISNAIKELRPEVDLLLLPEMFTTGFTMSPENIDAIEGSRTLDWMRELATAKQLAISGSIVFNEKGKYYNRLFFVEPSKVSIYDKRHTFTLAGESDVYTAGKAKTIIDFKGFKICPLICYDLRFPVWSRNVEHYDLLIYVANWPKTRINAWDVLLKARAIENMSYCIGVNRIGIDKIGHEYPGHSAVYDALGKEVLFSNKPEICYVTLDKKHIKTTRRKLKFLEDQDKFNLEE
- a CDS encoding ankyrin repeat domain-containing protein codes for the protein MNEFFFNEIRNGNFTEVKAMLKQNPVLLDSKDQRGSSPLILATYYDQLEIVALLLTSGAKLDMKDASGNTALMGVCFKGYEDSAKMLIEKGANVNEQNGMGATALIYSATFNRLGIAKLLLENGADVSKKDVRGKTALDHAKMQGVQSLITLLENH
- a CDS encoding PAS domain-containing sensor histidine kinase, with product MRILPPLNYLQDLPVAITAIDLNLDIKNHSNNWLKEFPNTFNSNNISFNNIPSIPDEIKNEVLFMIDNQDKIPVSLDVKNRFNLWHRWDLAPAFDDENKFSGVLIIANNITDEKKEIRLLKEAKKVAQIGAWEIDLVNNTVFWTEITRVIHEVPSNYVPVLEEGILFYKEGYYRNMIASLVSEAIANGTSWDTELIIITANNTEKWVRVKGEAEFLKGKCIRVYGTFQDIHEQKLKDIAYTRLAERLKIATKNAKIGIWEYDYESRHLFWSDEMFDLYQIKKEDFNGHKSFWNQSLHPEDRELCSLKVEEAFEEKKDLEIDFRIILPNGKIRNIKSVAYAELDGFGDVKKLVGANWDTTELIYTQLQLTKSEESMQQAFENSSVGMALIGLEGNWIDVNTSLCNSVGYTKEEMIQKKIIEITHPNDWTKDSHFLKKMHEGKLTNYTIDKRFYHKDGAVVHAILTVTTVHKVNGNLSHFIAQVIDVTPMIASENKTKALLEITKHQNESLLNFAHIVSHNLRSHSTNLSMLTNFLKDESDANEKIHLEKMLSDASESLSETVHHLNEVVHITTNTQENLSRVNLCDSIKRVEKNIIALLKEKNASCKIIIPNDLIIKAVPAYLDSILLNLFTNSVKYSSDDRNLEIHIDHKIDKDQVILYFSDNGQGIDLKRHGEKLFGMYKTFHKHKDAKGIGLFITKNQVEAMNGSINVHSTVNKGTTFIITFEKA